In Thermodesulfobacteriota bacterium, a genomic segment contains:
- the trmD gene encoding tRNA (guanosine(37)-N1)-methyltransferase TrmD, whose protein sequence is MFSVVTLFPEYFRGPLEAGILGRAREEGTVAVEFVDLRTFGEGRHRITDDYPYGGGAGMVMKPGPAVAAIEAVRGQRPGCRVVLLTPQGRLFTQEVAREFSGEPCLALVCGRYEGFDERIRAFCDDEVSLGNFVLMGGEAAALAVIEATARLVPGVLGAAESSEEESLADGLLEYPQYTRPRSFRGLEVPEVLLGGHHGEIAAWRRRQAVLRTARRRPDLLAGAGLTPEERALVQRAGAGDPE, encoded by the coding sequence ATGTTTTCCGTCGTCACCCTCTTCCCCGAGTACTTCCGGGGGCCCCTGGAGGCGGGCATCCTGGGGAGGGCCCGGGAGGAGGGGACGGTCGCCGTCGAGTTCGTGGACCTGCGGACGTTCGGGGAGGGCCGACACCGCATCACGGACGACTACCCTTACGGCGGCGGCGCCGGCATGGTGATGAAGCCCGGTCCCGCGGTGGCCGCCATCGAGGCGGTGCGCGGCCAGCGGCCGGGTTGCCGGGTGGTGCTCCTCACCCCCCAGGGCCGCCTCTTCACCCAGGAGGTCGCCCGGGAGTTTTCGGGGGAGCCGTGCCTCGCGCTGGTGTGCGGGCGCTACGAGGGCTTCGACGAGCGCATCCGCGCCTTCTGCGACGACGAGGTCTCCCTGGGGAACTTCGTGCTCATGGGGGGCGAGGCCGCGGCCCTGGCAGTGATCGAGGCCACGGCCCGGCTCGTGCCCGGCGTGCTGGGGGCCGCCGAGTCGTCGGAGGAAGAGAGCCTGGCCGACGGCCTCCTGGAATATCCTCAGTACACCCGGCCCCGGAGCTTTCGGGGGCTGGAGGTGCCGGAGGTGCTCTTGGGGGGCCACCACGGGGAGATCGCTGCGTGGCGCCGCCGGCAGGCGGTGCTGCGCACCGCGCGCCGCCGGCCCGACCTCCTGGCGGGGGCCGGCCTGACCCCGGAGGAGCGGGCGCTGGTCCAGCGGGCGGGTGCGGGGGACCCGGAGTGA